Genomic DNA from Desulfurivibrio alkaliphilus AHT 2:
TCCTCACCATTTGGGGCGTGGTATCCTACGGCTTCGGCATTTTCTTTGTCGAACAGCTGAACAACTTTTACCTGGGCGGCTTTCCCCTGGGGTTCTGGTTTGCCCAACAGGGCGCCATCTACGTTTTTGTGGTCCTGATCTTCGTCTATTATTTCCTGATGCAGAAACTGGACCGGGAGTTTGACGTCAACGAATAAGCTCCTTTTCGTTCTTTAGCAGGCTCAAGCAGCCTCGTCGTATCTCAAGATAACAATCAGCCAGCGATTCGCCGGGATTTTGACCTGCGGCCTTTCCCGTCACCGGTAAGTTGGGCCAAAAAACCGTGCCCGGCGGGCATACCTGCGACAGCTG
This window encodes:
- a CDS encoding DUF4212 domain-containing protein, giving the protein MTKDLSMYWKKNLTYMVILLTIWGVVSYGFGIFFVEQLNNFYLGGFPLGFWFAQQGAIYVFVVLIFVYYFLMQKLDREFDVNE